The DNA segment GGTGAGCATCCCACGCTGTCCCCAGAAGGGGCGAGAAGGAGAAGAGTGGTCAGCCAAACCCCAAAGGGACTGTCTGCAGGGACTGAGTGTGTTTGTGGGGAGCctagggagcagggcagatacTGGCATGGCAGGGGAGGTAACAGCCCCTTTGCCCCTGTTTCTCACCAGCTGCACGCAGAGTACTGCCGGGAGAAGGATGCCTACCTGCCCCACCGCCTGGTGCAGGCCTGGGAGCTGGCCCAGTTCATacggtgagctgccctgggggttCCACAGGGTGTGCACAATGATCCCTACCTACCCCTGAGGCTTGCGCTACAGACAGCTCCCAGTTGCACCAGTCCCAGCCAGGAGTAAGGCTGGGGAGGACTGGTGGAAGTCCCAGTCGCCCCAGTCTGACGTGGGccatccctgtgcccacagACACACCTCGAAGGCAGCAGacgtggtgctgctgggaggggaccTGAACATGCACCCTGAAGATGTGGGCATCCGGTTGCTGCGTGGGTGGACAGGGCTGCGGGATGCCTTTGCCGAGGCCATGCGCTTTGAGGTGAGCATCAGGAGGTGAAGGGGGTCCCAGGGCACCAAAAGAGCCCCCTCACCCACCCAGGGGTTTGGTCTCAGGGCTGTGAGGACGGCTGCACCCTCATCCCCAAGAACTGCTTCACTGACAAGGCAGAGCTGttgcccttccccctgggcATCCGCATCGACTACATCCTCTACAAGGTACTGGGGCCACCCTCAGCCCTTTggctggggggaagggtggggtggggagagcaCCAGCATgaccccctcctgtcccctcacCCAGGCCATCTCCAGCTTCGTAGTGAAGTGCAAAGAGCTGAAGACCAccacagggacagccccaggaaTGGACATCCCCTTCTCGGACCATGAAGCTGTGATGGCCACACTGCACATCAagaggcagggacaggctgcaggtGACACCCTTGGCACAGCTGGTAAGGTTGGGGGTTGCTTCTAGGGTACCCCATATGCTGCGGGTGCTCATGGATGGACAGTTGGAGAGAGTTTTGGGGGCTGTTTGCCCCCTTATTTGGGGCATCGCTTGGGGGGGCTGCTTGTGGAAGGGTGCATGGACAGGGCAGAGTGGTAGCGATGAGGTTAATAAAGGGCACCAAGGGGTGAAAAGTGAATGCAAGGGAGGTGCTCCCCTGCTGAGCACCTCctgttctctgcagagccaATGATGGCAGACGTGGTGACAGAGGCACGGACAGAGGTGGGCGTGGGGCTGCGAGCAGCACAGCGGCAGCGATACTCCACGGGCAggatggctgtgctggccctgctgctgctgctggtgcaggcagcagctgcactgggcacactggtggGGTTGGGCACTGAACAGCCCTTCCCCAAGctctccttttccctgctgGCCTTCGCTGCCATTGGCATCCTCCTCCTTGCCACCAGCCTGTACCTCTTCCACACCATGGAGGTGAAGATGCTGCAGGGCACCGAGGAGCAGATGCAGATGGCACTGCGGACACTACAGGAGcatccccagggcagctgagctgcggGCTGTGGGTGTCTCATGTTCCCTCATGTGTGTCCCATGAtgtccccctccagccccatcctggTCTTTTTTAGTCCCTTTTTCTAGGTGACATCTGGTTTTAGGCAAGCAGCGCTGTGGCCGGCTCTGTGGTGCGGtcagcagctgcctctctggGTGCAATTAAGATTTTGGGGGGAAACTTGGCACTTTGCCCCTCATGGAAACCACTGCAGAGGCAGTTTTTAATTGCTGGGGGTTTTAATACACTCTTTCTACCTGGAGGCACCCGCCAGCATGGCTGGGAGGTTCAgaggctcagcctccccttgcCCATGGTGGTCTTGGGAGTTCCTGGTGAAAACTGATGACTGCTCCAGTAACCAGGTTCGATTTGGGTAGAAAATAAAGGTGGGATTTGAGCCCTTGGTGTGAGTCAGGAAGTCTTTATTCAAAGTGGGgaagggggtggcagcaggctgggacaaAAAATATGGTGCATGGGGGTTTTGGGGAGGCACTGAAGGGAGCAGTAGGATAAGGGTTGACCATGGCTGATGGAGGAGGCTGTGCCTCAGTCCCTTGGGACTGACTTGGCTGGGGATGTCATAAGCACCATTTGGCCACAGAGGCCACTCCACAAGTGGGGACTCCCAGAAAGCCTGAGAAGTCAATGCTGCTTTGTGAAGTAAGGAGAAAGCCCCAAGGTGCAAGAATGCATCCCCCAGCATCCCTTGTCCTTGGTGTCACacagtgccagccctgggcacaatatccctggggagctgctggacaaAAAGCTCTTTTCCTGCTCTTGGGACTTCACAGAATTTTCTGACTCTGGTTTCCTGCAGTGGCTGGGTTGTGGCACTCAAAAGCAGCAATGAAAAGTGATGGCatcagccctggctgggagagATGTCCACAGTTGGGCTGGGGGTCCCGAGTTAGGGTGATGGGTAGGATGTCCTGGAGTGGCTTGCAGGGGCCACTCGTGATGCTGCCTCTCCGTATTTGGCATCTGCACTGTGACCTGCGTAGTGGTGGCCGTGGTCACAaccttgctgctgggagcaAAGCCCTTTGATGCACGGGGCTGGACAGATAGTGATGGagccactgctcctgctggagcctGCCCTGAAGCATCCATCCATGCAGTTCAAGCATGAGGGGCTCTGCTGGACAAAGCCTTCGAAGAGGTGATGGCTGagggacctccagggctgggggacacCCTGTGGGACTTACTCCTGCAGCAAACCCTGGGCAGAGCCACCACAACCCCGTgttttgtagccccctgcaaATCTTGTTTTCAAGCAAGCACAAGGCAAAGGCAATCCAGCCAGTCCTGGGGACAGCCTCTCTGCACCCCAAAGCTGGGGTGGTTCCAAGGTGTCTCCCCACAGGGATGTCTACCAGCAGGTCCAGACCCTCCCTGGCAGGCTTTGGCAATCAGGAGCAGCTGCGTGCAGATGGCTCAGGCATCGCCACCttcagaggcagctcagggtaatgccagggcaggggacaCAGTTTGTGGCCCTACAGGGAGGTTCTGGGACCATGTGGCTCAGGCCTGCAGCTCGCTGAGccgcttctcctcctgcctgaggATGAGGGCATCGCGCTTCctcaccacctccagcagctgcgCCAGGATCTCCTGAGCAGCTATGCGATCCTCAGGTGTCTTCAGGGattctgcagaagcagagggctggagtggaGCTGTATGGGCCACAAGCCCCGATCCTGCTCCCCCACCAGCGTGCAGAGGAGCCCACACAGGCAGACACCAGCACTCACCCTCCTTGCTCTCATAGTACCGGAGCTTCTGGTCAAGCTGCcactgctcctcctccagcttcagctcctgcaccctgcagggaggaaaaggaggtgcTGGGCTTGGAGTGACTGGGGTGAGCTGAGCCCCTACACTGACCAGACCGCATCCCCCCAGTGCCTTACACAATCATAAGGTCCGACTCCTCAGACAGTAGGTTGTTCTTCTTCTGGACCAGGTACAGCAG comes from the Dryobates pubescens isolate bDryPub1 chromosome 35, bDryPub1.pri, whole genome shotgun sequence genome and includes:
- the SMPD2 gene encoding sphingomyelin phosphodiesterase 2, which gives rise to MMEGDSPLQLRVFDLNCWGIRYLSKRRQERVELIGDTLCQEGFDLVLLQEVWSEKDYSNLKVKLGGRYPFSHYFRSGVIGSGLCIFSKFPILDTLLYQYSLNGYPYMLQHGDWFCGKSVGLVIMKISGILFNVYITHLHAEYCREKDAYLPHRLVQAWELAQFIRHTSKAADVVLLGGDLNMHPEDVGIRLLRGWTGLRDAFAEAMRFEGCEDGCTLIPKNCFTDKAELLPFPLGIRIDYILYKAISSFVVKCKELKTTTGTAPGMDIPFSDHEAVMATLHIKRQGQAAGDTLGTAEPMMADVVTEARTEVGVGLRAAQRQRYSTGRMAVLALLLLLVQAAAALGTLVGLGTEQPFPKLSFSLLAFAAIGILLLATSLYLFHTMEVKMLQGTEEQMQMALRTLQEHPQGS